GGGCACATTCTTCGGCGTCGCCTTTGCCACGGTCGCCCTGTTCGCGCCAACACTGATTGCAGCCTACGGAATTGGCTCGCTGGCGCTGGCCCACGCGATTTACATGGCATGTATTGCAATGGTCTTGGCCGCCCTGTTGCCGCGTGTGGACCGCAACGACGCACCGGCCTGGCCCTCCCTCGCCAACATCGCACGGCGCCATGTCAGCGTGTATTCATCACCCTTCATCGCAGCCCCCGCGCTTGGCTGGCTGTTCTACACGCTGACCTTCGTCTCGCTGCTGGCGATCCTGCCGCCAATGATCGACCCTGCCCAACGTGCAATGGTCACCGCCGCCATGCCGCTTGCCAGCATCGCCTCCTCACTCACGCTCGGCACCTGGCTGCTGCGCAGGATGTCCGCCGTCACCATCATCATCATCGGCTTTGTCCTGGCCATCGGGCTGGCTGTTGTGCTGATGACATTTGGTGTCGCCGCCTGGCTGGCCATTGCCCTGTTTGCAAGCCTCGGCCTTGTCCAGGGCGCAAGCTTCGCAGCCGTGCCCCAGCTCAATCCCGGACTGGCGGAACGGGCACTGGCCAATGGTGGCCTGGCGCAGATGGGCAACATCGGCAATGGCATCGGAACACCCATCGCGCTGGCAATCCTGGCATTGGGAGACGGCATCGGGCTGCCGCTGTTCATCATCATCAGCTACAGCGCGGCGATCGCCACACATCTGTTCCTGGCGCAGATGCGCAAGAAGAGATCCGCTGCCTGAAACCGGTCTGGCTGCGGGACTCTTGTCTCTGGCGGGAACAGCCTCTCCCGTCAAACTTGTTCCATTTGAAAAAGATCGGCTCTACTCTGCGTCCATGAGCGCTCAACCCGAAGCCCTGATCTTTGACGTGTTCGGCACCATCGTCGACTGGCGCAGCGGGATTGCGGCGGCCTGCAAAGAAGCCTTCGAGCGCAAACAGATCGACCACGACCCTCACCGCTTTGCAGACTTGTGGCGCGACGAGTATCAGCCGGCCATGGAGCGCATCCGCTCAGGCGGCCGCGGCTATGTGGCGCTGGACATTCTGCACCGGGAAAACCTTGATCGTGTTCTCGACAAGACCGGCCTCGCGCCCCGTTTCAACGCAGCTGAGCGCGACACGCTGAACCATGCCTGGGAGCAATTGCCGCCCTGGGCCGACAGTGTCGCAGCGCTTCAAATCCTCAAGCAGCGCTTCATCATCGCCCCCTGTTCGAATGGCTCGATCGCCTTGATGACCCGTCTGGCAAAATTCGGCGGCCTGCCCTGGGATGCCATCCTCGGCGCGGAGATTGCGCGGGACTACAAGCCACGCGCCCAAGTCTATCTCGCGTCCTGTGCGGCGCTCGGGCTCGAGCCTTCCCGGGTCATGATGGTGGCAGCCCACAATGACGATCTCGAAGCTGCTGCTGCTGCGGGCCTCAGAACGGGGTTCTTCCCACGCGCTCAGGAGTACGGCGCGGCGCAGAAGACCGATCTTGAACCTTCACAGGACTGGGATTTGGTCTCCTCAGATATGACGGGCTTCGCCAGCACCTTGTTGAACGCGCCGGTATGAGCAACCTGCACAAAGTCACCTACAGATCGAACGACCCGGTTTCATTGAACCGCTCAAAGCCTGCCCTGAAATGATCGCTGAGCGCGGAAACCTGTGGCGACGGATCTGAACCGACCTTGAGCTGCAGCTGATATTGACCCGGTGCAGGCAGGCCGCAGTTCTCGTCCAGAATCTGGATATCGGGCCCGACAAAATGCCGCCCCATCGGAGCGATCGCAAGGTCCGCAAGGATCGCGGCCCGCTGCCCGGCCATGTGCGAGGTCATGAACGCCACCCGGTAGGACCTCCCGACCTTCTCGAGTGCCGCAAGCGCGCTTTCGCGCCAGACGCAACCTTCGTCCCACATGGAGACGGGAAGCGGGTCCATCAGGCATGCCTGACCGCCTTTTGCTCCCGCCCAGACGATATCGTCGGTCATCACCACCTCGCCTGCGTCGGACGTGGACCCGCGCATGCAGCTGACAAGGGCAATGTCGAGATGTCCGGATCCAAACCGCTTCAACAGGCTGGAGGATTGGTCGATAACAACATCGACCACCACGGAAGGATGCGACTTGGCAAACCGCTTGAGCACACCCGGCAGCACCGCTTCGCCATAGTCCGAGGGAGAACCAATCCGCACCACCCCGGAAACCTCAGAGGTCACAAACCGCGAAATTGTTTCGCGGTTCAGTGCAATCAACCGCCGCGCATAACCAAGCAGCACTTCGCCATCATGAGTCAGCGCAACATTGCGGGCATCGCGCAGGAAAACCGATACGCCCAATTGCTCTTCCAGCCGCTTGATCTGCATCGAGACAGCTGACGGCGTGCGGTAGATCCGCGCCGCGGCGGCCGTGAAGCTGCCGGTTTCGGCAATGGCCACGAAACTGCGCAGGACATCCGGGTCCAGCATGATCAGGGGATGGTTGACCGGTGCGTTCATATCAATCAATTTCGCTTATCTTAGATATCAATTCATTTCGTTTGATTGAACAATGCCTTGGAACGATGATGTTGTCAATCCAGCAAGGCTGGTCAACATGGAAACAGGAGACACCATGATGTTCGGTATTCTTCGCTTCGCTCGCTACGTCCGCCGCGTGCAGGAAAATCACAAACGCGCCCTGATGGAGCGGACCTTTCTCGATCTTCCCATCGAACTACAGAAGGACATTGGCTGGCCAGCCGATAATGCCAGCCGCAAGGCGGCGAGACTGCAACGCGAGATCAATGCCCGTCCG
The DNA window shown above is from Hoeflea phototrophica DFL-43 and carries:
- a CDS encoding haloacid dehalogenase type II translates to MSAQPEALIFDVFGTIVDWRSGIAAACKEAFERKQIDHDPHRFADLWRDEYQPAMERIRSGGRGYVALDILHRENLDRVLDKTGLAPRFNAAERDTLNHAWEQLPPWADSVAALQILKQRFIIAPCSNGSIALMTRLAKFGGLPWDAILGAEIARDYKPRAQVYLASCAALGLEPSRVMMVAAHNDDLEAAAAAGLRTGFFPRAQEYGAAQKTDLEPSQDWDLVSSDMTGFASTLLNAPV
- a CDS encoding LysR family transcriptional regulator; amino-acid sequence: MNAPVNHPLIMLDPDVLRSFVAIAETGSFTAAAARIYRTPSAVSMQIKRLEEQLGVSVFLRDARNVALTHDGEVLLGYARRLIALNRETISRFVTSEVSGVVRIGSPSDYGEAVLPGVLKRFAKSHPSVVVDVVIDQSSSLLKRFGSGHLDIALVSCMRGSTSDAGEVVMTDDIVWAGAKGGQACLMDPLPVSMWDEGCVWRESALAALEKVGRSYRVAFMTSHMAGQRAAILADLAIAPMGRHFVGPDIQILDENCGLPAPGQYQLQLKVGSDPSPQVSALSDHFRAGFERFNETGSFDL
- a CDS encoding MFS transporter, with translation MTSLFRSPLFLVLTLWTAGLGAAAQFAKIVVIFPELQAYYGETGAASGYLVTLISFVGMALGLVAGVIAIQIGLRRLLILGLSLGAAISAWQATMPGFEAMMLSRFIEGLSHLAIVVAAPTLIAQLSTGKYQGAALTLWGTFFGVAFATVALFAPTLIAAYGIGSLALAHAIYMACIAMVLAALLPRVDRNDAPAWPSLANIARRHVSVYSSPFIAAPALGWLFYTLTFVSLLAILPPMIDPAQRAMVTAAMPLASIASSLTLGTWLLRRMSAVTIIIIGFVLAIGLAVVLMTFGVAAWLAIALFASLGLVQGASFAAVPQLNPGLAERALANGGLAQMGNIGNGIGTPIALAILALGDGIGLPLFIIISYSAAIATHLFLAQMRKKRSAA